A single window of Populus nigra chromosome 17, ddPopNigr1.1, whole genome shotgun sequence DNA harbors:
- the LOC133676832 gene encoding serine/threonine-protein kinase STY13 has translation MSCERRRGGVEIYEQRTSVEENGSIDQNLLIDPKLLFIGNKIGEGAHGEVYKGRYGDLIVAIKVLHPGTTSEERAALEDRFAREVNMMSRVKHENLVKFIGACKDPFMVIVTELLPGMSLRKYLVSIRPKQLDLYVAINFALDVARAMDCLHANGIIHRDLKPDNLLLTANQKSVKLADFGLAREETVTEMMTAETGTYRWMAPELYSTVTLRQGEKKHYNNKVDVYSFGIVLWELLTNRMPFEGMSNLQAAYAAAFKQERPALPEDVSPDLAFIMQSCWVEDPNLRPSFNQIIRMLNAFLFTLSPPSPTPSLPESDTNEAASSSNGTITEFSSRTRGKFAFLRQLFTAKKTRNTH, from the exons ATGAGTTGCGAGAGAAGGAGAGGAGGAGTGGAAATTTACGAGCAGAGAACTTCCGTTGAGGAAAACGGCTCTATTGATCAGAATCTGCTAATTGACCCTAAATTGTTGTTTATCGGAAATAAAATCGGCGAAGGAGCCCATGGTGAAGTTTATAAAGGAAG GTACGGTGATCTGATTGTGGCCATTAAGGTTCTTCATCCAGGGACCACGTCGGAGGAAAGAGCTGCGCTTGAGGATCGGTTTGCAAGAGAGGTTAATATGATGTCTCGAGTTAAACATGAGAATCTTGTCAAG TTTATTGGGGCTTGTAAGGATCCATTTATGGTGATTGTTACAGAGTTGTTACCAGGGATGTCACTCCGGAAGTACTTGGTTAGTATTCGTCCGAAACAGTTAGACCTCTATgtggccataaattttgctctTGATGTTGCGCGAGCTATGGATTGTTTGCATGCTAATGGGATTATACACAGAGATCTTAAGCCAG ACAATTTGTTGCTTACGGCAAATCAGAAGTCTGTGAAGCTTGCGGATTTTGGTCTTGCAAGAGAAGAAACTGTGACTGAGATGATGACTGCAGAAACTGGAACATACCGTTGGATGGCTCCTGAG TTGTACAGCACCGTGACACTGCGTCAGGGAGAAAAGAAGCATTACAATAACAAAGTTGATGTCTACAGCTTTGGAATTGTGTTATGGGAGTTGTTGACCAACCGCATGCCATTTGAAGGCATGTCAAATTTGCAAGCTGCCTATGCTGCTGCTTTTAAG CAAGAGAGGCCTGCTCTTCCAGAGGATGTATCCCCTGACCTCGCATTTATCATGCAGTCATGTTGGGTTGAAGACCCCAACTTGAGGCCTAGCTTCAACCAGATCATCCGGATGCTCAATGCATTTCTCTTCACACTCTCACCACCTTCACCCACACCATCCTTACCAGAATCTGACACCAATGAGGCAGCATCATCAAGTAATGGCACCATAACCGAGTTTTCTTCTCGCACTAGAGGAAAGTTTGCTTTCCTTCGCCAACTATTCACAGCTAAAAAGACCAGGAACACTCATTGA